One window from the genome of Chloroflexota bacterium encodes:
- a CDS encoding PLP-dependent aminotransferase family protein, with protein MADAKPFSFKNLFAKNAPEGRDAPVVKRGKYDFAVAYPDPKSMPLDGLVDALRQGLSEEGDDLAIYANQSGYAPLRQFVADKLARDRGINIGIDDLIIGDGSGQPIHMICEALLDPGDVVLVENFVYSGTLGQLRRFHTDIRGVECDDEGMLPDALESAIVKATSEGKRPKFIYTIPTFQNPQGWTMTLERRKEMVRLSQKHGVPILEDDCYVDLRYEGEDVTSIHSLDDTGSVMYAASFSKIIAPGMRLGYLTAPREVLDVARVVKSGGAANQFASWAVHRYSAENLDEHIVEINDIQRAKRDAMLAALGENFGGAATWSKPEGGLFIWLRMPEEADITAIRDKVLDTADVGYQAGPLFAPDGVSGRNYARLCFGYNTPDEIHEGIARLAEAFEREGVMG; from the coding sequence ATGGCTGACGCCAAACCGTTTAGCTTCAAAAATCTCTTCGCGAAGAACGCGCCCGAAGGCAGGGACGCTCCCGTCGTTAAGCGCGGCAAGTATGACTTCGCGGTGGCGTATCCGGACCCGAAGTCGATGCCGCTCGACGGGCTGGTGGATGCGCTCAGGCAAGGGCTTTCCGAAGAGGGAGACGACCTCGCCATCTACGCGAACCAGAGCGGCTATGCGCCGCTTCGCCAGTTCGTTGCGGATAAGCTGGCGCGCGACAGGGGCATTAACATCGGGATTGACGACCTCATCATCGGGGACGGCTCCGGACAGCCCATCCACATGATATGCGAAGCGCTGTTGGATCCGGGCGATGTCGTGCTGGTGGAGAACTTCGTGTACTCCGGCACGCTGGGGCAGCTACGGCGCTTCCACACGGACATCCGCGGCGTCGAGTGCGACGACGAAGGCATGCTGCCGGACGCCCTGGAAAGCGCGATTGTCAAGGCGACAAGCGAGGGCAAGCGACCTAAGTTCATCTACACGATTCCCACATTCCAGAATCCGCAGGGCTGGACGATGACGCTTGAGCGGCGCAAAGAGATGGTGCGCTTGTCGCAGAAGCACGGCGTGCCTATCCTCGAAGACGACTGCTATGTTGACCTGCGCTACGAAGGCGAGGATGTTACATCCATCCACTCGCTAGACGACACGGGCAGCGTGATGTACGCGGCGTCGTTCTCCAAGATTATCGCGCCGGGCATGCGGCTGGGCTATCTGACTGCGCCGCGCGAGGTGCTGGATGTGGCGCGCGTGGTGAAGAGCGGTGGCGCGGCGAACCAGTTCGCGTCTTGGGCCGTGCACCGCTATTCGGCGGAAAATCTGGACGAGCACATCGTGGAGATTAACGACATACAGCGCGCGAAGCGGGACGCAATGCTGGCGGCGCTGGGCGAAAACTTCGGCGGCGCGGCGACTTGGAGCAAGCCCGAAGGCGGGTTGTTCATCTGGCTGCGTATGCCCGAAGAGGCGGACATCACCGCCATACGCGACAAGGTGCTGGATACGGCGGATGTGGGCTATCAGGCTGGACCCTTGTTTGCGCCGGATGGCGTATCGGGGCGCAACTACGCGCGCCTGTGCTTCGGCTACAATACGCCGGATGAAATCCATGAAGGCATAGCGCGGCTCGCCGAGGCGTTTGAACGCGAGGGCGTGATGGGGTAG
- a CDS encoding cobalamin-binding protein, translating to MRICSFLPSGTEIVFALGLGDSLGAVSHECDYPAAALDKPKIVRSKFDANALSSQEIDRIVTEMYRRGERIYEVDEDVLRDAAPDLVITQELCDVCAVSYEDVRHAASRLPYPPNVISLDPASLPDMLDDIRMVGDLCGVPDAAAAFVAELRGRMDAVQSRASAAEDTPRVACIEWLDPPIVAGHWIPQMVELAGGVDALAKPGAPSRRITMEELAESQPDVLALMPCGMDAARAREEFERLGNLDEWRKLPAVANGRAYFVDSGSYFSRSGPRLVDGLEQIAEMLRPGEFPSAAAEIVRADY from the coding sequence ATGCGTATTTGTTCTTTCTTGCCAAGCGGGACGGAGATTGTGTTTGCGCTGGGGCTGGGCGACTCGCTTGGCGCGGTTAGCCACGAGTGCGACTATCCCGCGGCGGCGCTCGACAAGCCGAAGATTGTGCGCAGCAAGTTCGACGCGAATGCGCTGAGCAGCCAAGAGATCGACCGCATCGTAACGGAGATGTACAGGCGCGGCGAACGCATCTATGAAGTGGACGAAGATGTGCTGCGCGATGCTGCGCCGGACCTCGTCATCACGCAGGAGCTTTGCGATGTGTGCGCCGTGTCATATGAGGATGTGCGGCACGCGGCGTCTCGCCTGCCCTACCCGCCGAATGTGATTTCGCTCGACCCGGCGTCGCTGCCCGACATGCTTGACGACATACGGATGGTTGGCGACCTTTGCGGCGTGCCGGATGCGGCGGCTGCGTTTGTCGCAGAACTTCGCGGGCGTATGGATGCCGTGCAATCACGCGCGTCAGCGGCTGAAGATACGCCGCGCGTGGCGTGCATCGAATGGCTGGATCCGCCAATTGTGGCGGGGCATTGGATACCGCAGATGGTCGAGCTTGCCGGTGGCGTTGACGCGCTCGCCAAACCGGGCGCGCCGTCTCGCCGCATTACAATGGAGGAACTTGCCGAATCGCAGCCCGATGTGCTGGCGCTCATGCCCTGCGGTATGGACGCGGCGCGCGCACGCGAAGAATTTGAGCGCTTGGGCAATCTCGACGAATGGCGCAAACTGCCGGCGGTCGCCAACGGGCGCGCCTACTTCGTAGATTCCGGGTCGTACTTCAGCCGCAGCGGTCCGCGCCTAGTGGACGGGCTGGAGCAGATAGCGGAGATGCTGCGTCCGGGCGAGTTCCCTAGCGCGGCGGCTGAGATTGTGCGGGCTGACTACTAA
- the gyrB gene encoding DNA topoisomerase (ATP-hydrolyzing) subunit B: MATTREADLYTADDIQVLEGMEAVRKRPGMYIGSTDQRGLHHLIYEIVDNGVDEFMAGFSTRVSIHIQRDGTVRIEDDGRGIPVDVHPTTGMTAVETVMTTLHAGGKFGGKAYAVSGGLHGVGASVVNALSESLEVEVSRDGMVYTQSFSRGRGQSALTSESLPKGSRRKTGTAVSFMPDDEIFEDFAYDFDTLRQRFKEMAYLNKGLEITFRSDWRGHENLWPNNEVTYYFEGGISSFVRSLNQKRSVVHPDPIYTEKQVENTIVEVAMQYNDSFTEFVHSFANCINTIDGGSHITGFRSALTRIINDYGRKQSLIKENEPNLAGEDVREGLAAVISVKLTEPQFEGQTKTRLGNPEVRTQVEGVVAEALQYYLEDNPQDAKRIIEKCLTAQRARDAARKARDLIIRKNAMDGGGLPGKLADCSEKNPEFCELYLVEGDSAGGTAKMGRDRRNQAILPLWGKILNVEKARADKMLAHDAIRSMITAIGAGLDDDIDLSKLRYHRVIIMTDADVDGSHIRTLMLTFFFRHMRQLIEHGHLYIAQPPLYKISSGRQSYWVYSEGEREGVMAQLKGRRNINLQRYKGLGEMNAEQLWETTMDPEKRTLLQVSIEDAGSADEMFSILMGNVVEPRRNFIQAHALEVQNLDV, translated from the coding sequence ATGGCGACTACAAGAGAAGCAGACCTGTACACTGCCGATGACATTCAGGTGCTCGAAGGCATGGAAGCCGTGCGAAAGCGCCCAGGCATGTACATCGGCAGCACCGACCAGCGCGGTTTGCACCACCTTATCTACGAGATTGTGGACAACGGCGTGGACGAGTTTATGGCAGGATTCTCCACTCGCGTCTCCATTCACATTCAGCGCGACGGCACGGTTCGCATCGAAGACGACGGACGCGGCATCCCCGTCGATGTTCACCCCACGACAGGCATGACAGCCGTTGAGACCGTTATGACCACGCTGCACGCAGGCGGCAAGTTCGGCGGCAAGGCGTACGCGGTAAGCGGTGGGCTGCACGGCGTCGGCGCATCGGTCGTCAACGCGCTCTCCGAAAGCCTAGAAGTCGAAGTCAGCCGCGACGGAATGGTGTACACACAGTCATTCTCGCGCGGCAGGGGACAGTCCGCGCTCACATCGGAGTCGCTGCCAAAGGGCAGCCGCCGCAAGACCGGCACCGCAGTGTCGTTCATGCCCGACGACGAGATTTTCGAGGACTTCGCGTACGACTTCGACACGCTGCGACAGCGCTTCAAGGAAATGGCATACCTGAACAAAGGCTTGGAGATTACCTTCCGCAGCGACTGGCGCGGACACGAAAATCTTTGGCCCAACAATGAGGTAACCTACTACTTCGAGGGCGGTATCTCCAGCTTCGTTCGCAGCCTGAACCAGAAGCGATCGGTCGTACATCCCGACCCTATCTACACCGAAAAACAGGTCGAAAACACCATCGTCGAAGTGGCGATGCAGTACAACGACAGCTTCACCGAGTTCGTGCATTCCTTCGCCAACTGCATCAACACCATCGACGGCGGCTCGCACATCACCGGCTTCCGCAGCGCGCTAACCCGCATCATTAACGACTACGGGCGCAAGCAGAGCCTCATCAAGGAAAACGAGCCGAATCTCGCCGGCGAGGATGTGCGCGAAGGCTTGGCGGCGGTCATCAGTGTGAAGCTGACTGAACCGCAGTTCGAAGGACAGACCAAAACGCGGCTGGGCAACCCGGAAGTGAGAACGCAGGTCGAAGGCGTGGTCGCGGAGGCGTTGCAGTACTACCTAGAAGACAACCCGCAGGATGCCAAGCGCATTATCGAAAAGTGCCTGACGGCGCAGCGCGCTCGGGACGCTGCGCGAAAAGCCCGAGACCTAATCATCCGCAAGAACGCGATGGACGGCGGCGGGCTGCCCGGCAAGCTCGCGGACTGCTCCGAGAAGAACCCGGAGTTCTGTGAACTTTACCTCGTGGAAGGAGATTCGGCAGGCGGCACTGCGAAGATGGGACGCGACCGCCGCAATCAGGCGATTCTGCCGCTGTGGGGCAAAATCCTGAATGTGGAAAAGGCGCGCGCCGACAAGATGCTCGCCCACGACGCCATCCGCTCCATGATTACCGCCATCGGCGCAGGCTTAGACGACGACATCGACCTCAGCAAACTGCGCTATCACCGCGTCATCATCATGACAGATGCCGATGTGGACGGCTCGCACATCCGCACGCTGATGCTGACCTTCTTCTTCCGCCACATGCGCCAGCTCATCGAGCACGGCCACCTGTACATCGCGCAGCCGCCGCTGTACAAGATAAGCTCGGGCAGGCAGTCGTACTGGGTGTACAGCGAGGGCGAGCGCGAGGGCGTAATGGCGCAGCTCAAAGGCAGGCGCAACATCAACCTACAGCGCTACAAGGGCTTGGGCGAGATGAACGCCGAGCAGCTCTGGGAGACTACGATGGACCCGGAAAAGCGCACGCTATTGCAGGTGTCTATCGAGGACGCTGGCAGCGCGGACGAAATGTTCTCCATCCTGATGGGCAATGTAGTAGAGCCGCGCCGCAACTTCATCCAAGCCCACGCGCTAGAGGTGCAGAACCTGGATGTGTAA
- the speB gene encoding agmatinase — protein sequence MPDLRGPDRQPAFLGIPTYIHSPLALSQEELAEMQADVAVIGAPVDMGVVNRPGARFGPRAIRQAGYSGAPNDTFYHMEYELYPTQEVKVVDFGDANCPPSSLELSHEAVRMKTMQALQTGAIPLVLGGDHSITLPAATAVAQHHGYGRVGMIHFDAHADTGESGYGGVLIAHGSPMRRLLESGAIPGRNFIQIGLRGYWPDRPLFEWMKQQGMRWHLMAEIVDRGFEAVLEDAISEALDGPEVIYLSVDIDVLDPAFAPATGTPEPGGMTSAQLLKAVRTIVSSVELVGADIVEVAPHYEGPAAITAEVASRIGLEIISALANRRRSN from the coding sequence ATGCCTGACCTTCGTGGACCCGACCGCCAGCCGGCGTTTCTTGGCATACCTACTTACATCCACTCGCCGCTTGCGTTGTCACAGGAAGAGCTTGCCGAAATGCAAGCAGATGTCGCCGTTATTGGCGCGCCGGTGGATATGGGCGTGGTCAACCGTCCCGGTGCGCGCTTTGGTCCGCGCGCCATCAGGCAGGCGGGATACTCCGGCGCGCCCAACGACACCTTCTACCACATGGAGTACGAGCTTTACCCGACGCAGGAAGTGAAAGTCGTGGATTTCGGCGATGCGAACTGCCCGCCAAGCTCGCTCGAACTCAGCCACGAAGCGGTGCGAATGAAGACGATGCAGGCATTGCAAACGGGCGCGATACCGCTCGTGCTGGGCGGCGACCATTCCATCACGCTGCCCGCTGCGACGGCGGTCGCGCAGCATCACGGATACGGTCGCGTGGGAATGATCCACTTCGATGCGCACGCGGATACCGGCGAATCCGGCTATGGCGGCGTGCTTATCGCGCACGGCAGCCCGATGCGCCGCCTGCTGGAAAGCGGCGCAATTCCCGGTCGCAATTTCATACAGATTGGACTGCGCGGATACTGGCCCGACCGACCGCTGTTCGAGTGGATGAAGCAGCAGGGCATGCGCTGGCACCTGATGGCGGAAATCGTAGATAGGGGATTCGAGGCAGTGCTGGAAGACGCCATCAGCGAGGCGCTCGACGGACCTGAGGTGATATACCTGTCCGTGGATATTGATGTGCTCGACCCGGCGTTCGCGCCTGCGACCGGCACGCCCGAACCCGGCGGCATGACATCGGCGCAGCTGCTCAAGGCGGTGCGAACCATAGTGTCGTCTGTGGAACTTGTCGGCGCGGACATCGTGGAAGTCGCGCCGCACTACGAAGGACCGGCTGCAATCACCGCAGAAGTCGCCAGCCGCATCGGTCTGGAAATCATCAGCGCGTTAGCCAACCGCCGCCGTTCTAACTGA
- a CDS encoding flavin reductase family protein, with protein MNNSERSEVRFMGEQEASLEAFLQAWGNYPTGVSVVTSIEPDGSVHGMAANGINSVSLDPLLVLVSVGHNRNSYPLIKDAGRFAINILSGEQRAIASHYASPAERRSADFDVSFTFTESGAAFIDGSIASMDCRTVHEHVEGDHTIFIGAVERIDLNDGEALAYCQGKFGRVVLDG; from the coding sequence ATGAATAATAGTGAAAGGAGTGAGGTGAGGTTTATGGGTGAACAAGAAGCGTCTCTGGAAGCATTTCTGCAAGCTTGGGGGAACTACCCTACCGGCGTATCCGTGGTTACTTCGATCGAGCCGGACGGCAGCGTGCACGGTATGGCGGCGAACGGCATAAACTCCGTATCGCTGGACCCGCTGCTCGTGCTGGTGTCCGTTGGGCACAACCGCAATTCGTATCCGCTTATTAAGGATGCGGGCAGATTCGCAATCAATATACTGAGCGGCGAGCAGCGCGCAATTGCGAGCCACTACGCGTCTCCCGCAGAGCGGCGCAGCGCGGACTTTGATGTGTCGTTCACCTTCACCGAGAGCGGCGCAGCGTTCATAGACGGTAGCATCGCGTCTATGGATTGCCGCACCGTGCACGAACATGTCGAAGGCGACCATACTATCTTTATCGGTGCAGTGGAACGCATCGACCTTAACGACGGCGAGGCGCTCGCCTACTGCCAAGGCAAGTTCGGCCGCGTCGTGCTGGACGGATAG
- a CDS encoding RidA family protein — translation MTYTLADLDAMSIDEANALPFDARDGLLDMIIADGRKQTTALDSYRIGLYGDYFEEDMLRMLKVRAVKVFVRGTTPSGFDGEIVGDTDEEQYRAAFRHTQMSLEAAGTDFSRVVTLVIFLTDMSKWQLLNEVYREFIPNPPCRAVIGTTGLAQPPLRIEIVNCIAYRVAA, via the coding sequence ATGACATACACACTAGCCGACCTGGACGCGATGAGCATCGACGAGGCGAACGCGCTGCCGTTCGACGCGCGGGACGGATTGCTGGATATGATTATCGCCGACGGACGCAAGCAGACGACAGCGCTTGATTCGTATCGCATCGGCTTGTACGGCGACTACTTTGAGGAAGACATGCTGCGGATGCTGAAGGTGCGCGCCGTCAAGGTGTTCGTACGCGGCACGACGCCATCGGGCTTCGACGGCGAGATTGTCGGCGATACGGACGAAGAGCAGTACCGCGCCGCATTCCGCCACACGCAGATGTCTCTCGAAGCGGCAGGCACGGACTTCAGCCGCGTGGTTACGCTCGTCATATTCCTGACCGACATGAGCAAGTGGCAGCTGCTGAACGAAGTGTATCGCGAGTTCATACCAAATCCGCCGTGCAGAGCGGTCATCGGCACGACGGGACTCGCGCAGCCGCCGTTGCGCATCGAGATAGTGAACTGCATCGCCTACCGTGTGGCAGCATAG